The nucleotide window TAACGAAATTACAATTTGTTTCAAATcatagaggctttaacatttagattatagtatttatgtacaagtcacACCCAAATGCTACTTCAAGATAATTAGGTTTTTATTAGGAGATTGTCATGTTCAGGGCCTAtaatcttatttaggcctatgtgttgtgTGAAAAGTATATTTAAATATGCATATATCTTTTTATGTGAATGTTTAGCGTTCACGGAAAGATGTGGTAAGTGATGGgtagtatttattatttattttattattgattcCAACCGACATGTGTTATGGTCCCGTGCACGTGATGTTGTTTTTCAGTGCATCAGGAGGACTTCTATGCCTAAGGAGGTATCGActatatggagaagtagggattaacgccgaccctgcgagaagttcggggttaatcctgagtcaggattatcaactaatatggagaagtagggattaacgccgaccctgcgagaagttcggggttaatcctgagtggattatcaactagtatggagaagtagggattaacgccgaccctgcgagaagttcggggttaatcctgagtggattatcaactaatatggagaagtagggattaacgccgaccctgcgagaagttcgaggttaatcctgagtggattatcaactaatatggagaagtagggattaacgccgaccctgtgagaagttcggggttaatcctgagtggattatcaactaatatggagaagtagggattaacgccgaccctgcgagaagttcggggttaatcctgagtggattatcaactactatggagaagtagggattaacgccgaccctgcgagaagttcggggttaatcctgagtggattatcaacatggagaagtagggattaacgccgaccctgtgagaagttcggggttaatcctgagtggagtatTAACTATATAGAGTAGTGTTCCTTAGAGTTACATCAACTAAGTCTGAGGAATACTGTGGTATTTGGGAGGAGGttattttggtgagttatatattttataaacaagAGAGGATTTTATTTGGTGagtcatgtttatttttattatgtacgTGATTAGTGCACATGctgttggaatcatattgttttattatgtgtatatagattttatgatgatactttaccaatacatgcttgcatgcgttcgtaagtgtcattactattagcatgcgctgagcagggggctactatgcccaatttttcatttagtaccaaaataacttagatttttgtaggcctttcatgttaaattgtattaacacatttttcctaTTGATTCTCATCTTTTGCTGCAGTACTGCAGAGGTAGTTGTACGAGTAGGAAGCTAAAGTATAGGTTATGGGTGTGACTAAGTCTTGTATGCTGTAGTCTGGAGTTatgcaaataaaatattgttgaggaATCGAGAGAATACTACGTGATGATTATTTAGATGTACTTCTGCTTGTGAAAAATATCgaaggtggggttctgcccccacAACTTGCCCACGCCTCAGTACAAAATTTGTCGTGTTCCCAttttgggaactggtgtcaacccggccacctgacgTTCATATTCAAATTACAGCTAACCAGGTTTTCATTTAGATACACATTGAGACGTTCACGCTCTCGTCTcggcaatcggccgtcccgccacataGTTAACAATAACCACATGATGACCTTACGGAGGCCAGAATTTGATCTAAATGAGGATATGTCATAATGGGTTATAACAATGAAATGCCAGACTTgatggaggacagttctaagatacaggatgtcccagaatgatctataccgtgtttgaaaataataataataaacaattatccacccaccaagtttaagcccgctcgggcaaagtttaaaatttgaaccctccgtgatgacatttgaccttggtTTACCTCAAATTCATTTCGCACATTATGTTTCCTGGTATCAAgtattccacccaccaagtttgagcccgatcggacaaaatccacgacctttgaccttgacctccgatgacctttaaaaccaaCCGAAGGACATGCTTTTCCCGGTACctatcaatagaggttatccgtgttctatacgTTGCATATCccatcagcgactgctataccttgtttaggactttcaaaagaagtacctgcatgtgcaaccatgactgcttcaaaatagcccgccaaagtcatgcaggtaactccgaggtcgtgcattgaattggtttgaatgaggaatactacgggaatcagcgccttttgttagaagtcacgcatgagtaaagtggataacctctatatccgaaatatcgcatCGATGCATCaaagtgcggcgaaacgcatagccggacacacacagtaatacacacacacacacttcactcatcatcatcatcattattattattattattattattattatgtaaattgaaataaatgactTGAAAATGCCAGTTTGATTTACGTTGGGCTATATTATTGCATAGTGCATTTCTCGCGGGTATGATTTAAGTAAGCAACAATGCATGTGAAAATGGTTCAAAACCTCAAACGTTTGGATCGGAATTATACCTTTTCTAAGGTGAGACAagctaaaggagtatttcgtgttcctagcatcctctttttatgacatttttcagtagatatccatgaaaaagcttattcccaaaatgtcagttgattctgattttgcgttttaagagttatgcatgattatgtgcattacactgctccactgacaatgtgttgtaatttcgttctggtgtacgaAAAAACCACCCGAAGGACATGCTTTTGCCGGACGCATAGccggacgcttaatttctttctgcaaccataatgggccgcaatatatcactaaccgcatcgtccgaggcaaggttcattattgtcagggttagggttagggtcttatggttagggttagggttaggggttagggttagagttagagttagggttagggttagggttagggttagggtttagggtttagggttagggttagagttagggttagggttaggattatattcgtatttattagtactaatatactagtaatagtatattgtgtgtatgcactttattccgtaatcaataagtatcataaacaaacacctttctggcacaacgaatcatatagcacagtcgtgtaggcattagactatggatacataggctgtgggttcgaaccccaggtaaacctttgtagaattttaattctatcgatttctttttattttattaagtaagaggaaataataatggtaataaactcgtgttatatctagcctcataggcctataatttacatgtatgtactacgtgttatcgcattgcggcccattatggttgcagaaagaaataacgctaGCCGGACACACAcagttattataataataattcaaattttacgatatttttgctaaacgaattaatctgcaagaaattttttgtacctaaacattatgtagccagaggtttccagtggtataagaatttcaacttttttgagaaaagtgggggggggtgaggctgtggatcacgaaatgccctttcaaaTTATCTGTATCACAAGATTTTACCCTGCAAGCATGataatttcaaatcaaaaaaGTCATTCCAAATTTCTAGAAATATTGCTGTGCGGAAAGGAAAATAAAGCTGAAGTTGCACGGTTTTTGCTTCCTTAAATAATAGGCATTCTCCGCTTATCAACTCTTTTTTTCCTTTTACAGGTCGTTTTCAATCTTTGACTGAATCCACGAGTGAAATTGAGAGACTCGCGCCAGAACATCAGGATATGCCGGATTTGCACAGCCAAGTAATTTGTAACTTGTAATTCCGACCAACTCCCACGCGTCACCGTTGCCAGTGACGATGCTGGTACTCTTACGGCACATCAATGGACCACCACTGTCACCCTGAGGAACACACACAATTGGGAAATGTGTATTACAAATTGCAAGGAGAACATTTTGAAAGGCATAAACATTAAAGTTTTCATTTCTTAAAATCATAATGTAGGATtgccgtcaaattttaattttgttattcttttccaaaattataaaaattgatgaaATAATATTCGTGaaaactgtcaggaaggttttctgtccatattaagctgaaataacaaagtaaagtgAAATAAATCACACGGGcttgattttgaccatttaacttggaattttatcatacccatttaggtgcaagttgggacatgtgtaaacattacaaatatgccaaaagatattataagatcgtacttTATGGCTGTAAGTGCCATCTTGCTTATGTTAATATTTGAGGAAAACGTTGAGAATTAGCTTACCTGACATGATCCTGAATTGTTGCTTGTATCGGTACATATCATTTGGTCTGTAATATAGCTCGCTCCATACGCAGCTTTGCATATTGCATTACTAACTAATTGTGAAGCAACCTGTTGTAGGGTTCCGGATGAAGGACCTGAAATTATAACATTATGAGTTAAATGAATACGAACAACTTCAAAGTTCAAAACTTTAATATAATGCAATTCTGTGACCAGTTTGCTCATTcgtaaaatcgtaaaaacatcAAACTTCAGTGTTTTACACAtttgttagtagcatagatgtgctaacataataaGCTGCTAGGACATCAGACTGTAATATCTCTGAGAAATTACTAGAGCTACATGTTTGAATTGAACTTTGTTAACATGCTGTTTTCCtcgtgttttttttgttgtttgttttgtttgttttttgatttttttttaccaaatgtttaatttcagaaatacctaatgacaatttcaaTGATTTATCCACATTTTTAAGCAAGTTATTCACAATtagtttttttacactttcgttaTTATAGGATCACTGAGCGGGCCtttaaactacatgtatataatatccTTCCAAGCATGTTCCAAGTCATATGTGATTCCTATTTgatttgttaagggatctggaatgagcgttttgagcgtttcgacagtattttttgtgggacatgacagcacatcagacatatcaattgcattctgaatacgaagaatgtctttctgatatcaaataattttcatttttgaaattcacgatataatacaaattttatgacaaattattaaaatttgatatttttcacatttttgatatataacagtcctcgaagtacattttagaaatctaatgacatattcttaaagtgtatgtagctggaaggaaaagccgacgttcaattgaaaattttgacctttcatattgaagatatggatttttcccccaaaagacctaatttgtttttgtgttttgggaaaaaatctatatcttcaatattaatggtcaaaattttcaattgaacgtcggcttttcatcccacctacttacaccttaagtataaatcatcagatttataaagtttacttcgagtaccgttaaatatcaaaaatatcaatttgtaatcatttgccataaaatgtgtattacattgcgaatttcaaaaaatcaaaattattttatatcagaaggacattcttcgtattcagaatgcaaaacgatatgtctgatgtgctctaaggtcccacaataaatactgtccaaacgttcataccgcacccttaagggtatacgaggtattgttggtcgatgttcattatctgaatcaatatattattaaaacactttgatgttttgcaaaagttcattctacaaatcatatactttgaaaacttgcttaatttaatgagttacgtacgttttacaaaagtgttgttgtttcagccctctttacaacataactcaagaaccacaggacctacaaaagtatatctgtgatattggaattcttctacacgctcgctatgaattgagcaatgcattttttgctaaagctcactaccattcgcaagatgatgtgaactttttttttctgctgcttcgaccaacaatacatcgtatacccttaaacatcGTCAATGACCAAAATAAGTGTTGGTCATTTTGATCGCTATTAATGTGTTGATCATTGTCATTGTGtgaataataaaaatattgttatataaATTATCAAGCCACACATCATGCTTACTTACCCCCAGAGCTTGTTTCACCCCATCCAACCACATAACAAGGGTTCGGATTCGTCGCAGTAGATCGGAATGTAGGTTGCTCTAACACATTAGAATTAACACAAACGGGCGTTATATCTACGGAGGTACCCAGCTTCAACAAGGCAATATCGTTATTGGTGGTAACACTGTTGTAATCGGGATGTGAGATAATGTTGGTTGTAGTTACTTCTACGCGTGTGTTGCTGGGTGGTGCGTTTTGGTCTAATTGTCCGAAGGTGAGATTTAGTGGCGTAGTGGCTGCGATTCCTTCCCTGTGCAACAAAGGAAAAAGGAGGTTGTTAGCTAACTTAAATCAACGAAACatattcatcaatcaatcaattatcttcataatcgacaaaattataatacATGATCTGATGGCGCTCAATGAAGCCCAAAAAGTCGTGGGGTTCTTCCTGGTGTACGGGTGGGTTTTCAATACAGACCGATGCGcgaatttgggcaaaagtgcccttaaaagtaCCCAATTTGAGCAAtttggtgctttttgtgaaaaatgggtATATTGAAAGAGCTACGCGTCCTGAAAAAGATGTGTTTTCAAGAgtgttgtaatccatacaccccatcaGGAAGATATTCAGGTAAccaaggtaaccccatttgaaattcacattaatGTCATTTTTTCTATACGGCATGCAcgtatttttttttgtggggggctttgggggcgccagccccccggggtaaaagcaggggccggcaaaaaagaaggggcggcggaagataaaggggcggcaaaaagatgAACTAAGTAAAAAAGGGCGGGACTTAATGGGCGGCAAGGCGCGGTTGCGGTAATTAGGGGTGTGTGTAACACCTGTTAAATTGAACGTTTTTAAGAAATTGGTGAAAAAAATTTCATCTCCcaccacccccacaccccccaaACCCCAATTTTTAGATTTTCGATAGCCGTCCTGgctggaaaaaaattgggtcaaccttttcggactGTTGCTTCAAGGggcggggtaggagcggccacggtacgccactgtacgGGGTGGGACGTGTCCTCCTGTGTCCCTCACTCAATTTTTCTTCTTTAGGGGACGCCCCTAAAATTCTATCCCAAAAACACTGTGTTTTTgacccaaatagggtaaaattacacaattttgcATACATATTGACAAAGTTAGTTTTATATTTTTCAGGAATCGGTAGTAGAGATGAGACTTACACACAATGAGCTGCGGTCACTGCCCACTGTGGACTGATAAGCGTAGCACCACAAAAATATTCCCCATTCAAGGTAGACAAGTATGCTGCCCAGGGCCACACCGCTTCATTTGCCACAGTATCACCATTGACAATTCTGGTGTCTGATGGGCTGATATTTCCTCGTCCAGATGTTGATTGGAGTTCGACCCATGTTAAACCTGTAAAAGTTAATAAGTTTTAAGGTACGATTTAggcggtttttttttaaatagcgcgatTTTCTTTACAACGGTTGAATCGCACTTCGGTTATTACAAAGTGCGATTGCgcggtctttttttttttttttttttacagcctGTATGATTGTCCCTATAGTTCAACATTGATGTCTGATTTACTCGAGTTCATTTTTATCTTAGATAAGAATATCAACGTATTAAGGTTCCCTGTACTAGTTTTTACCACCTTTTCGATAACGTTGTGCCCCCGTGTTGTGACATCAATATGCAAAATTATGCATTTCTGAATCAATTCCCAATTGTGATTCTGTAAAATGATTTGACATATTTGAACAACAAACTCCCTAACTGGCCGTCCCTTTGTATACGACTTAAAGAGCACCAGAAAGATGTGGATAAATTTGAATCCAGACCATTTACGCGTGAAAATCGCAAATCCtctgtcacagacattcacaaatcTGCCATCAGTGATCACGTGGCCTCTACAAAGCACTCCAAAGTCATTGATCGTAAAACCGATAAGACTACCAGGTggctaaaagaagccatttggatcctCAGAAAATAAAAGGACACAtattatgaaaaggtttgactacaaaaacgattctcttataaatgcatctacgcagagtttccacctcgatacacccgagtacacaaatATTTCCAGCACAGTGAGTCTAATAGCTtctagtctccacgcagtctgtgttacactacacggttgagtgcatagcatcataagagctgtgtgagatctagtggaaaatagacatctgtaattggtttttgccaaaacctcaagtgttcccttcatctaaTCAGAAATTTCTTTTATATCGAAAGAAAGCTAAACCGTCCCCTAAAAACGCTTTATTAAGtaaacagataacgcaattcaattttatagcaaggcgaatgtggtaaatctgttaaaactacctatccaagcacatttttgaccaaaatataggttttaaaagtcaaaacctcaagtgctccttacaatatttttcaaattttatgtcattaaatgaaagagcacacttatattagcCATATACTAGCtacactagaatgagcaatgaccaattctctttaaattgcaaatcttgtgcaaaaagttactgatttcgcctgttttgtcatacggttgtaaattcactgaactatgactttgctaaagagtgcttacaaattgatatgtgacACTCTAAACAATGACGAGGGGCGACCCTACGcaatcaacaacatctttgaccaactcatcacgccctctacggtgcttcctgttatccataaaaggaaacagtcagatgtgctGATTTGCCAGTCTAATGCACCACTagcgtagtggtgaaacgtcattaCTAAAATGTGAGCACAACATCATCATTTTGTTAGAAACGAACAAAATCcacagttgaaatcaacattctgatgaacttgttcaaagaagaagaagaagaagaaatctattttatttaaaatgcaacatattcttgtttaacatatttctatatattttttaattaaaataaagaaaagcacagggggtgcagatttcaaatagactcactaattcaggtaaccccatcccATTCGAAATCTAcgttgtgtggaagattaaagtcttgGCTTCCATATGGGATGCACAGATTTCAATAATCAAATGGAATAACACAAATAAATGCTAAAATTATACTTACCACTACCTGATTGAACAGGTGGAGGCGCGTCGTTGTTGACATCCTCTTCTGTGGTGTTTGTGACGTGGttctggtgatgatgataatgatgtacgCCTGTGGTGATATGTcttccttcatcatgttcatcgatAAAAAAATCGCGGTCATGAGAAGGGAAACAGTAATAGATAAATCAATGAACCATGCCATATTATCATATGTTGGAAGCGAAACTGAACTTGCTAATATACCTATGCCTCGAgaattgcagtggcgtagcctggTTTTGGGAACGAGGGGGCACAAACTTGTGAATGTACCCACGAAAATATTACTTTTTACCGGTGGAAATTTTGACTTGAAGACCTCACAGACTTCCAGATTTCCAGAAATTTATCAACGCAAATTGAACATTTATATACCAATATCATTCAATGCGGTAAATTTAATTCATTTTGATCGTAAACAGGCGAAATGGAGGAATCACATCTCAGATTTGAGCAACAGGTCGAATGGTTCTTCTCCTCCGTGCACGAAATTATGAAAATCTTGATCGCAGATTTTGTTTAACCAGGAACCGTGGTCTACTCATAACCTATGATGTATGACGCGTCCGGTCCATGATTAGCAGCATGCCGCTAATCATTGGCAGCCTCAAGCAACTAAGACTGACGTAGTCCTCCTGAAAACATGCATCGAGCAAACAACGTCAAACAATTGTAATTATACTCACGATGCATTCCCAAAGAAAATGTCACTACTGTCGCTACAATCATTCCTACTAGTAAAGCTGATAGAACCAACGCAGATATTGCAATTAGTCTCTTTCCGCTATGGCTGCAACAGGTGATAGGCTTTTCTATATCGTCGGGCGTTGTCGATAGTGGCACTTTGGTGTCCTGTGTAGGAGGTGGTTTGGATATAGTTGACGGGAAACTGAATCCACTCTCGAGATCAACATTCATCTGAAATGCAAATCACAATTATGTCAATGCATTATAATATTACCCAGTGACTATGTAACGGGTGTCTTATTTGGCAAACTTTTGGCAATAGTTTTTGTGCAAATAGACATGTGTTCAAGACACAGTTTAAAGGCAGAAGGACTAGCAGACGGCTGGACAGACCATGGCCAGACGGTAATGAGGCGAGTATGTTTATTTCAacttgaaggcatggatagtctttCAAATATGGGCTAGCTTTCCCTGGGTCATCCAATATGCCACgtactggtatctactggtcagtgtATGCGCTCATTTGCTCATCTGTCACTTTATTCTGTGGCTTTAAGACATATAATTTAAGACATGTAATCTAGGAAATTATGTCTAACCAGAAAACAATACACAAGATCAACACGTATCTCATATCTGGCTTCAATATATAAACCGTTTTAGGGCTTGCAAGGAGACATCGGTACTCTATTTCACTACCTCCAGTCAACGGCACTAGCTttaaagttcagcgtgttctgcttTGGCTTAGCGTTGCTTGGTGCGAATACATACTTTTAAGTGCAAGATCAAAGTGGCGAATATGTACACGAAAGTaataacgctaagctaacgcagagcacgctaaacttcaaagctagtgccgctgactggaggtagtGAAATAGAGTATAAGTTGAAATGAGACTTCATTCGTGATaatagcccaaaatttctaccaAATAGTGAGCCTTGTGAATGAAAAATATGTTGATTTCAAAGTTGTACTGTGCTACTCAAACAATTGAGATCTCTTCAtggatggtatacaaatattgactgccctTTAGTCGGTGAATGGTCAAAACTATTGCTCCTCGTGATCTCAAAATCGTACTATTTTCCCGAACGGAGCTGAGGGAAATTAGTACGGTTTTGAGATCACGAGGAGCAATAGTTTTGCCGGCTAAagggcagtcaatatttgttttataaaccTCATACATTGAttttttagcaaatatctacataaaaaaacccactattttCGGAAATGTTACACAAGCCACAACTGAGTTGGGGTGTCTATGACGCGCTTCATCTCTGCGTAAGGCTGTGCGCCCCGTGAGACAGTTTGGTTATTGTACAGCAACGGGAAATTGTACTACTATTGCCCGTGGAATAGTACTACTATTTCCCGCTGCCATGGGAAcaacatttcaattcaaaatagTTCAACTATTTTATGTCACGTGACACGATTTTAACCAATCAAACAACAAGGATCTATGTATGTGGTATTTATATAATTCTGGATCGCCTAGCCTAATATTACAGATAAAGAATATCTTCTATTTACATCATTAGCAATATTTTTAATCTCACTTTGCCATCATGATGGTTGGGGATACCTTTTCTATTTGACTCACGTGGTAAAAGGTTGTAACatataaaaacattgaaaatttgtTACTGTCTTTTTCCATAGCTTGGTTAACTATATGGCACTAAATTTCGACAATCTTGGACTGCGCATCAACATAAGGTCTGTTTGAGAGATAAACAACCCAATCTCCGCCATACATTGGCGATTCGTGTGGTGAACCGCGCCTGAAAGCGATTCTCGATCCCGTGATTTTACTTTCCGTTTTTCACACTAGCAGTTTCTAGCTAGCTCATCAATACCTTCATTGTCTTATGCAAGTGTCCAGAAGACATCAACAccacaaaatatgcaaaacacAGGTAGGAAGTGTTCTTACTTAGTGAAAAGTTTATCTTCATTGAAATACTTTGGTAAGTCCACAATATTTATCTCTCATGGATATTACCCACTTTGCACTTTGATCTGAAATTGCTATTgcttataattataatattgaaaaaacTTACCATTGTGGTGTTCGTCGAAGTCATCATGTACTATGATCGGAATTGTCACTGTATGACTTACTTTTTTACCAAGATATTAAAAGTACCGATACAAGTATACCGGTGAGAATGATCCACTAATCGTTGTCCTGTCTTTATTGAACacttttaaaattttctttagaGTAAATGAAAATTGCACGGTAATGCTGATTAATACTAGTGTAGTGTTATACATGTAGTACATTAATACAGTGTAGTAACGTCACAGTTAACGCTTCACCCAGTGatccagttttttttttaaagaaaactatTGACCGTTTTGTCAAAAACTATTGGTGCTTGTCAGTACGCAAAACGCTTGCCTGATCCGAACGTGACAACCTTGCCCGCAATTCAAGTGCaatactcctgattccagaaaatacTGCACTAATGTTTTggaatttaaaaacatttaattttgccaaatgaaacacaactaaatcctaatccattaaatctttttgcaatttgagggaaaattggcaaaaaacaaagagaggaaattttgcatgttttcttacagttagtgtagtcacaaaattctgagacttggcacaagtctaagcattcaaaatcgtgAAAATTGGCTAAGACtataagagttagctcataagttttaatattttatgttatttttgat belongs to Amphiura filiformis chromosome 18, Afil_fr2py, whole genome shotgun sequence and includes:
- the LOC140139334 gene encoding chymotrypsin-like protease CTRL-1, giving the protein MMTSTNTTMMNVDLESGFSFPSTISKPPPTQDTKVPLSTTPDDIEKPITCCSHSGKRLIAISALVLSALLVGMIVATVVTFSLGMHRRHITTGVHHYHHHQNHVTNTTEEDVNNDAPPPVQSGSGLTWVELQSTSGRGNISPSDTRIVNGDTVANEAVWPWAAYLSTLNGEYFCGATLISPQWAVTAAHCVEGIAATTPLNLTFGQLDQNAPPSNTRVEVTTTNIISHPDYNSVTTNNDIALLKLGTSVDITPVCVNSNVLEQPTFRSTATNPNPCYVVGWGETSSGGPSSGTLQQVASQLVSNAICKAAYGASYITDQMICTDTSNNSGSCQGDSGGPLMCRKSTSIVTGNGDAWELVGITSYKLLGCANPAYPDVLARVSQFHSWIQSKIENDL